The following coding sequences are from one Culicoidibacter larvae window:
- a CDS encoding nucleotide pyrophosphohydrolase — MEVKELSEKIKAFRAERGWQTEGAQRDIAISIAIEAGELLEHFQWWDAKESCKRNFQGIKEELADVLIYGFTMAAMMNVDVEDIIAEKLEINKIKYPDPEQKAM, encoded by the coding sequence ATGGAAGTAAAGGAACTGAGCGAGAAAATAAAAGCATTTCGAGCTGAGCGCGGCTGGCAGACAGAAGGTGCGCAACGTGATATTGCCATTTCAATTGCCATTGAAGCCGGTGAACTGCTGGAGCATTTTCAGTGGTGGGATGCCAAGGAGAGTTGCAAACGCAATTTTCAGGGTATTAAGGAAGAGTTGGCAGATGTCTTGATTTATGGTTTTACCATGGCAGCGATGATGAATGTGGATGTTGAGGATATTATTGCCGAGAAGCTTGAGATTAATAAGATTAAGTATCCCGATCCGGAGCAAAAAGCGATGTAG
- the deoD gene encoding purine-nucleoside phosphorylase — protein MATPHINANKGDFAKTVLMPGDPLRAKFIAEKFLTDVKLVTDVRNMFGYTGYYNGRKISVMGSGMGQPSIGIYSYELFTAYDVENIIRIGSAGSYQEHVDIRDIVLVQGASTESDFAHQYGLPGTYAPLASFELLDKAYNIAKMNGQHVHVGNSLSSDVFYNFQKDSWKKWAELGVLCVEMEAAALYMNAAALGKQALAILTISDSLVTGKSTTAEERETTFTQMMEIALEFAE, from the coding sequence ATGGCAACACCACACATTAATGCAAATAAAGGTGATTTTGCGAAGACAGTTTTAATGCCCGGAGATCCTTTACGGGCGAAGTTTATTGCTGAGAAGTTTTTAACTGATGTTAAATTGGTGACTGATGTACGTAATATGTTTGGTTACACTGGTTACTACAATGGCAGAAAAATCTCAGTAATGGGTTCTGGAATGGGACAACCATCAATCGGAATTTATTCATATGAGTTATTTACTGCTTATGATGTTGAAAATATTATTCGTATTGGTTCAGCGGGTTCTTACCAAGAGCATGTAGACATTCGTGATATTGTTCTTGTTCAGGGAGCTTCAACTGAGTCTGATTTTGCTCATCAATATGGTTTGCCGGGAACATATGCGCCATTAGCAAGTTTTGAATTGCTGGATAAAGCATACAATATTGCTAAAATGAATGGACAACATGTACATGTTGGTAACAGTCTTTCATCAGATGTGTTCTATAACTTCCAAAAAGATTCTTGGAAGAAATGGGCAGAGCTTGGCGTGCTTTGTGTTGAAATGGAAGCCGCAGCATTATATATGAATGCTGCAGCTTTAGGTAAACAAGCGTTAGCTATTTTAACTATTTCGGATTCATTGGTTACTGGTAAATCAACCACTGCCGAGGAACGCGAAACAACATTCACGCAAATGATGGAAATTGCTTTGGAGTTTGCCGAGTAA
- a CDS encoding ABC transporter ATP-binding protein (Members of the family are the ATP-binding subunit of ABC transporters for substrates such as betaine, L-proline or other amino acids, choline, carnitine, etc. The substrate specificity is best determined from the substrate-binding subunit, rather than this subunit, as it interacts with the permease subunit and not with substrate directly.), translated as MIELQNIKKSYGKKQILKGVDLTINDGEFIVFIGPSGCGKTTLLKMINKLIQPSSGTILIDGKNIADTDTISLRRSIGYVIQNIGLFPHMSIYENITLVPSLMHEKREDEAVYQRALELIEMMGLDESYLEKYPDQLSGGQQQRIGFARALANDPNIILMDEPFSALDPITRSQLQDQVVELQKKVKKTILFVTHDMDEALKIADRICIFQDGEVAQFDTPEAILKRPASDYVRSFVGEDKLWQNPNFIHAADVMIAKAATIHPSETLFRAIEKMRRNRVDSLIVVDENRRYLGILFMEELLQKSKRQLSIIDLMQKDIRTSYPDEGVSDILEYMITEKVRCIPVVDEQQQVVGALTRATLFAKIGLQYVDNADEDEEEIATSGGEF; from the coding sequence ATGATAGAATTACAGAATATAAAGAAAAGCTATGGCAAGAAGCAAATATTAAAAGGTGTAGACTTAACTATTAATGATGGTGAGTTTATTGTTTTTATCGGGCCATCCGGGTGTGGGAAGACGACCTTGTTAAAGATGATTAATAAGTTGATTCAGCCGAGCAGCGGAACAATCTTAATTGATGGGAAGAACATTGCAGATACTGATACTATCAGTTTGCGTCGTTCGATTGGATATGTTATTCAAAATATCGGGTTATTCCCACATATGAGTATTTATGAGAATATTACTTTAGTACCAAGTTTAATGCATGAAAAACGTGAAGATGAAGCTGTATATCAGCGTGCATTGGAACTTATTGAGATGATGGGGCTGGACGAGAGTTATTTAGAAAAGTATCCTGATCAACTATCCGGAGGTCAGCAGCAACGGATTGGTTTTGCCCGGGCGTTGGCTAATGATCCGAACATTATTTTAATGGATGAACCTTTTAGTGCGCTTGATCCAATTACCCGCAGTCAGTTGCAGGATCAAGTTGTTGAATTGCAAAAGAAGGTAAAGAAAACGATTTTGTTTGTTACTCATGATATGGATGAGGCACTGAAGATTGCTGATCGTATCTGTATTTTTCAAGATGGTGAAGTTGCCCAGTTTGATACACCAGAGGCTATTTTAAAACGGCCGGCCAGTGATTATGTGCGCTCGTTTGTGGGTGAGGATAAATTATGGCAAAATCCTAACTTTATTCATGCTGCTGATGTTATGATTGCCAAGGCGGCAACTATTCATCCTTCGGAAACATTATTCCGTGCGATTGAAAAGATGCGCCGTAATCGTGTAGACAGTCTGATTGTTGTTGATGAAAACCGTCGCTATCTGGGTATTCTTTTCATGGAAGAGTTATTGCAGAAGAGTAAACGCCAGTTATCGATTATTGATTTAATGCAAAAAGATATCCGGACATCGTATCCTGACGAAGGAGTAAGTGATATTCTTGAGTATATGATTACTGAGAAGGTTCGTTGTATTCCGGTCGTTGATGAGCAACAACAGGTGGTTGGAGCACTGACACGGGCAACACTATTTGCCAAGATTGGTTTGCAGTATGTTGACAATGCTGATGAAGATGAAGAAGAGATTGCAACCAGTGGAGGTGAGTTCTAA